One segment of Synechococcus sp. A15-24 DNA contains the following:
- a CDS encoding DNA-directed RNA polymerase subunit alpha: MLQYQIDRIEHQVEEDRSQSGVFLIGPLERGQATTLGNALRRVLMGGLEGSAVTAIRIAGVNHEYATVPGVREDVLDILLNCKELSVNSRSSELEIGRLVVAGPAEVTANDLQFSSQVDVVDGNRPIATVADGYSLELEVHVERGVGYRPVDRHSEDISAIDLLQIDAVFMPVIRVNFTIDETAVAEGGSARERLRMEIVTDGSITPDDALAQSANYLIELFQPLATVTLVEEPGIEPEPSAEAQIPLEELNLSVRAYNCLKRAQVNSVSDLMGFSYEDLLEIKNFGSKSADEVIEALERIGISIPQSRTSA; encoded by the coding sequence GTGCTGCAATACCAGATTGACCGCATCGAGCATCAGGTGGAAGAGGATCGCTCCCAAAGTGGGGTGTTCCTCATCGGTCCCCTTGAGCGGGGTCAGGCGACCACCCTGGGCAACGCCCTGCGACGTGTCCTGATGGGCGGCCTCGAAGGCAGTGCCGTCACCGCCATTCGGATCGCTGGTGTCAACCACGAGTACGCCACCGTCCCCGGTGTGCGTGAGGACGTTCTCGACATACTTCTCAACTGCAAGGAGCTCTCCGTCAACAGCCGGTCGTCTGAGCTGGAGATCGGTCGTCTTGTGGTGGCTGGTCCCGCTGAAGTGACCGCCAACGATCTGCAGTTCTCCTCCCAGGTGGATGTGGTGGACGGCAACCGTCCCATCGCCACCGTGGCCGACGGTTACAGCCTCGAGCTTGAGGTCCACGTGGAACGCGGCGTGGGCTACCGACCGGTGGATCGCCACAGCGAGGACATCAGCGCCATCGACCTGCTTCAGATCGATGCGGTATTCATGCCGGTGATCCGGGTGAATTTCACCATCGATGAAACCGCCGTTGCCGAGGGTGGATCCGCCCGAGAGCGTCTGCGCATGGAGATTGTCACGGACGGCTCCATCACCCCCGATGACGCTCTGGCTCAATCAGCCAACTACCTGATCGAGTTGTTCCAACCTCTCGCCACGGTGACCCTCGTGGAGGAGCCGGGGATCGAACCCGAGCCTTCTGCAGAAGCTCAGATCCCGCTGGAGGAACTCAACCTCTCCGTGCGGGCTTACAACTGCCTCAAGCGTGCCCAAGTCAACTCCGTGTCCGACCTGATGGGTTTCAGCTACGAGGACCTGCTGGAGATCAAAAACTTCGGCTCCAAATCAGCCGACGAGGTGATCGAAGCCCTCGAACGCATCGGCATCTCCATCCCCCAGAGCCGCACCTCTGCCTGA
- the rplQ gene encoding 50S ribosomal protein L17 has translation MRHQCRVPQLGRPADQRKAMLRALTTQLIREGRVTTTKARAKALRDEAERMITLAKDGSLASRRRALGYIYDKQLVHALFDKAPDRYSDRKGGYTRITRTVPRRGDNAEMAIIELV, from the coding sequence ATGCGTCACCAATGCCGAGTTCCCCAGCTGGGTCGCCCCGCTGACCAGCGCAAGGCGATGCTGCGCGCACTGACAACCCAGCTGATTCGAGAAGGTCGGGTGACCACCACCAAGGCCCGTGCCAAGGCCCTGCGTGACGAGGCTGAGCGGATGATCACCCTCGCCAAGGACGGCAGCCTCGCGTCCCGTCGTCGCGCCCTTGGCTACATCTATGACAAGCAGTTGGTGCACGCCCTGTTCGACAAGGCCCCCGACCGCTACAGCGACCGCAAGGGTGGTTATACCCGCATTACCCGCACCGTCCCCCGTCGTGGTGACAACGCCGAGATGGCGATCATCGAACTGGTCTGA